Proteins from a genomic interval of Pseudomonas paeninsulae:
- a CDS encoding zeta toxin family protein, translating to MTQEELEIEQRAIAFAKANRTRIARELANVKAYPGEDTPVSVFMAGSPGAGKTEVSKALISGFEDIGAKALRIDPDDLRAYFPEYTGNNSRLFQRAVNSIVERLHDLVLEQRQSFLLDGTFANEQVARRNVERSLRRNRDITIVYVYQDPLLAWEFVKARELTEGRNIPKAEFIRQLFAAKEVVKGLKRSFRLQLKVDLIVKDTDGSNQAVELNVDPDKIDALVTFGYSATELDQFLTEA from the coding sequence ATGACTCAAGAAGAATTGGAGATTGAGCAGAGGGCAATTGCCTTTGCGAAAGCAAACAGAACGCGGATTGCCAGGGAGTTGGCAAACGTCAAGGCATATCCAGGAGAGGACACGCCCGTCTCAGTTTTCATGGCTGGTTCCCCTGGTGCGGGCAAGACGGAGGTGTCCAAAGCACTAATCTCAGGATTCGAAGACATCGGCGCAAAAGCCCTACGAATAGATCCAGATGACTTGCGGGCCTACTTCCCCGAGTACACAGGTAACAACTCCAGGCTTTTTCAACGTGCAGTGAACAGCATCGTCGAACGATTGCACGATTTGGTACTTGAGCAGCGCCAATCATTTCTGCTGGATGGAACGTTCGCCAACGAGCAGGTAGCTCGCAGAAACGTTGAGCGTTCCTTGAGACGAAACAGGGACATCACCATCGTGTATGTCTATCAAGATCCTCTGCTAGCCTGGGAGTTTGTGAAAGCTCGGGAACTGACTGAAGGCAGGAATATCCCCAAAGCCGAGTTCATCAGGCAGCTTTTCGCAGCAAAAGAAGTTGTCAAGGGATTGAAACGCAGCTTTCGCCTGCAGCTAAAGGTTGATCTCATCGTCAAAGACACAGACGGTAGCAACCAAGCAGTCGAACTGAACGTCGACCCCGACAAAATTGACGCTCTCGTCACCTTTGGATACTCTGCCACTGAGCTTGATCAATTTTTAACCGAGGCCTAA
- a CDS encoding DUF2274 domain-containing protein, which translates to MSTNKLRLGPLPKTENLKVTFTCPASLKADLERYAALHSQAYGEEIDALTLIPHMLEAFMARDRAFRRAATG; encoded by the coding sequence ATGAGCACGAACAAGCTGCGCCTCGGCCCCTTGCCGAAAACCGAGAACCTTAAGGTGACCTTTACCTGCCCGGCGAGTCTGAAAGCCGACCTCGAGCGCTACGCGGCATTGCATTCGCAAGCATATGGAGAAGAGATTGATGCTTTGACGCTGATTCCCCACATGCTGGAGGCGTTCATGGCGCGAGACCGGGCATTCCGAAGAGCCGCTACTGGCTGA
- the trbG gene encoding P-type conjugative transfer protein TrbG, whose product MKTSAHFCACPLLLAMLVGCASQSEPPVIALDEPVEAQRLPEPAKPIEVVAVPQPLALPAQLKPLPDAKASKPIKEPADERVRVSRANRDARVAPTREGYINAIQVWPYSDGALYQLYTIPGRVTAINLQAGEELVTVAAGDTVRWIVGDTSSGSGEQLRVSVLVKPTRVELKTNLVITTTRRTYLIELTSTEQAWMASVSWDYPKDRMLALQRRASAAQAAAPVDVGLALEQLRFRYAISGSNPPWKPLRAFDDGRKVYIQFPAGIAQGELPPLFVIGPEGDGQLVNYRFRSPYYIVDRLFGAAELRLGADKGDVVRIERTDGVVRRP is encoded by the coding sequence ATGAAAACCTCCGCACACTTCTGCGCCTGCCCTCTGCTGCTGGCCATGCTGGTTGGCTGCGCCAGCCAGAGCGAACCGCCGGTTATCGCCCTGGACGAGCCAGTGGAGGCGCAGCGCCTACCAGAGCCAGCCAAACCGATCGAAGTGGTGGCAGTGCCGCAACCACTGGCCTTGCCGGCGCAGTTGAAACCACTGCCGGACGCCAAGGCGAGCAAGCCGATCAAGGAGCCGGCCGACGAGCGCGTACGAGTCTCGCGCGCCAACCGCGACGCCCGAGTCGCCCCCACTCGGGAGGGTTACATCAACGCCATCCAGGTCTGGCCCTACTCCGATGGAGCCCTGTATCAGCTGTACACCATCCCAGGTCGGGTGACGGCGATCAACCTGCAGGCCGGCGAGGAGCTGGTCACCGTGGCCGCCGGCGACACCGTGCGCTGGATCGTCGGCGACACCTCGAGTGGTAGCGGTGAGCAGTTGCGGGTCAGCGTGCTGGTCAAGCCGACGCGGGTCGAGCTCAAAACCAACCTAGTCATCACCACCACGCGGCGAACCTACCTGATCGAGCTGACCTCCACCGAGCAAGCCTGGATGGCCTCGGTATCCTGGGACTATCCGAAGGACCGCATGCTCGCCCTGCAGCGCCGCGCGAGTGCTGCCCAGGCGGCGGCACCGGTGGATGTCGGCCTGGCGTTGGAGCAGTTGCGTTTTCGCTATGCAATCAGTGGCAGCAATCCGCCCTGGAAGCCGCTACGTGCCTTCGACGATGGCCGCAAGGTGTATATCCAGTTCCCCGCCGGTATCGCCCAGGGCGAGTTGCCGCCGTTGTTCGTGATCGGCCCAGAAGGCGACGGGCAACTGGTCAACTACCGCTTCCGCTCGCCCTACTACATCGTCGACCGGCTGTTCGGCGCCGCCGAGTTGCGCCTGGGCGCGGACAAGGGCGACGTGGTACGGATCGAGCGCACCGATGGTGTGGTACGGAGGCCCTGA
- a CDS encoding cytochrome c biogenesis CcdA family protein: MLTLSNVGILSAFAAGMISFISPCVLPLVPGYLSYIAGRSVDELQSMQSRRERIAVVGMSLTFVLGFTTVFVALGASATAIGQLLLTYQQEANLIGGLMVIAFGLFMSGLINPRWLHLDLRLVHRFNAKLGPLATYALGMAFAFGWTPCIGPILGSILTVSASSTNVNGIALLSIYSLGLGVPFLLTALFTNHFLAHLKRLRRWSRIIHLGAGVVMILMGLAMVTGQLTALSYWFLQMFPALGRIG, translated from the coding sequence GTGCTAACGCTGAGCAACGTCGGCATCCTGAGCGCCTTTGCCGCCGGGATGATCTCCTTTATTTCACCCTGCGTGCTGCCGCTAGTGCCCGGCTACCTGTCTTATATAGCCGGCCGCTCGGTGGACGAACTGCAATCGATGCAGAGCCGACGCGAACGTATCGCCGTGGTAGGCATGAGTCTGACCTTCGTGCTCGGCTTCACGACCGTGTTCGTCGCGCTGGGCGCCAGCGCCACGGCTATCGGCCAACTGTTACTGACCTACCAGCAAGAAGCAAATCTGATCGGCGGACTCATGGTGATCGCCTTCGGTCTGTTTATGAGCGGCTTGATCAACCCGCGTTGGCTGCACCTGGACCTGCGCTTGGTCCATCGCTTCAATGCCAAGCTCGGGCCCTTGGCCACTTATGCCCTGGGCATGGCCTTCGCCTTCGGCTGGACACCGTGTATCGGCCCCATCCTGGGTAGCATTTTGACGGTGAGCGCCTCCAGCACCAATGTTAATGGCATCGCACTGCTGTCCATCTACTCGCTGGGCCTGGGCGTGCCGTTCCTGCTGACCGCCCTGTTCACCAACCATTTCCTGGCGCACCTGAAGCGGCTGCGCCGTTGGAGCCGGATCATTCATCTTGGGGCGGGTGTCGTCATGATCCTCATGGGGCTGGCTATGGTCACTGGCCAGCTGACGGCCTTGTCTTACTGGTTTTTACAGATGTTTCCGGCGCTGGGCAGGATCGGCTAA
- a CDS encoding TlpA family protein disulfide reductase, translating to MTLLLQAGSQAAQQTADSGTRAGLTIWPEPKPVPEIDFVDGVGKPHTLADFKGKVVLLNVWATWCGPCREEMPTLDRLQSQLGGSDFQVLALSIDQGGIQVVRDFYREIGIQHLELYIDESAEANRSLNAFGLPVTLLLDRQGRELARKLGAAEWDSPEVIEYLKEVITPQGN from the coding sequence TTGACCCTCTTACTTCAGGCCGGCAGCCAGGCAGCGCAACAGACCGCCGATTCCGGTACCCGTGCCGGCCTGACTATCTGGCCTGAGCCGAAGCCGGTGCCGGAAATCGATTTCGTCGATGGCGTGGGCAAACCGCACACCTTGGCTGACTTCAAGGGCAAGGTCGTGCTGCTCAACGTCTGGGCAACCTGGTGCGGCCCGTGTCGTGAAGAAATGCCGACCCTGGACCGGTTACAGTCCCAGCTCGGTGGATCCGACTTCCAGGTGCTGGCACTCTCCATCGACCAAGGCGGGATACAGGTCGTGCGGGACTTCTATCGTGAGATCGGCATCCAGCACCTCGAGCTCTATATCGACGAAAGCGCCGAAGCGAACCGCAGCCTCAACGCCTTCGGTTTACCGGTCACCCTGCTGCTGGATCGCCAGGGCCGGGAGCTGGCTCGTAAGCTCGGCGCCGCCGAATGGGACAGCCCGGAGGTCATCGAGTACCTGAAGGAAGTCATAACTCCCCAGGGGAATTAG
- a CDS encoding IS1182 family transposase: MNRFRPIDRKTDYLLPPSLDDWLPEDHLARFILEAIERLDLSALTRAYGGRGSAAYHPEVLLSLLVYGYASGTFSSRKIERATYDSLAFRYLAAGSHPDHDTLASFRRRFLDELADIFLQVLALAGEMKLLKLGTISLDGTKLHANASRHSALSYGHIQALERQLKTEVQELLALAENADQTERPDGIDLPDEIKRRQDRLVAMDAAKAKIEARARVRFEQDQAVYQEKLAKRAARTAETGKKPGGKQPKAPVEGPAAHDQINLTDEDSRIMRVAGGGFEQCYNAQAAVDTDTLLIVAQGLTQAGNDKQQVVPMLAELKALPASLGQVQALLGDCGYSSESNIAACETAEIEPYLAVAREDHHPGWRARFAEPAPLDIDATAQQRMAHKLKAQPGRRLYALRKQTVEPVFGIIKSVMGFRQFLLRGKDKVSGEWRLVCLAWNLKRMAVLRHKSVHCG; this comes from the coding sequence ATGAACCGCTTTCGCCCGATCGACCGCAAGACTGACTACCTGCTCCCGCCATCGCTGGATGACTGGCTGCCAGAAGATCACCTGGCTCGCTTCATTCTCGAAGCCATCGAACGGCTCGACCTGAGCGCGCTCACCCGCGCCTACGGCGGACGCGGCAGCGCCGCCTACCACCCCGAGGTGCTGCTCAGCCTGCTGGTCTATGGCTATGCCAGCGGCACCTTTTCCAGCCGTAAGATTGAGCGCGCCACTTACGACTCGCTCGCCTTTCGCTACCTCGCAGCCGGCAGCCACCCCGATCACGACACCCTGGCGAGCTTCCGCCGGCGCTTCCTCGACGAGTTGGCCGACATCTTCCTCCAGGTGCTGGCGCTGGCGGGGGAAATGAAGCTGCTCAAGCTCGGCACCATCAGCCTCGACGGCACCAAGTTGCATGCCAACGCCTCACGCCATAGCGCACTTTCCTATGGCCATATCCAGGCACTCGAACGCCAGCTCAAGACCGAAGTGCAGGAGCTCCTGGCGCTGGCAGAAAACGCCGACCAGACAGAACGCCCCGATGGCATCGACCTGCCGGACGAGATTAAACGCCGGCAAGATCGATTGGTCGCCATGGACGCGGCGAAGGCCAAGATCGAGGCGCGCGCCCGCGTGCGCTTCGAGCAGGATCAGGCCGTCTACCAGGAAAAACTCGCCAAGCGTGCGGCACGCACGGCAGAAACTGGCAAGAAGCCCGGCGGCAAGCAGCCAAAAGCACCGGTGGAGGGGCCTGCGGCGCACGACCAAATCAACCTCACCGACGAAGACTCGCGCATCATGCGGGTGGCCGGCGGCGGCTTCGAACAGTGCTACAACGCCCAGGCGGCGGTGGATACCGACACGCTACTAATAGTGGCGCAGGGCCTCACCCAGGCGGGCAACGACAAGCAACAAGTTGTCCCCATGCTGGCCGAGCTCAAGGCACTGCCGGCCTCGTTGGGCCAGGTGCAGGCGCTGCTCGGGGACTGTGGCTACAGCAGCGAAAGCAACATCGCCGCCTGCGAAACGGCCGAAATCGAACCCTACCTGGCGGTGGCGCGCGAAGACCACCACCCCGGCTGGCGAGCGCGCTTCGCGGAACCGGCACCGCTCGACATCGACGCCACGGCCCAGCAACGCATGGCGCACAAGCTCAAGGCTCAGCCGGGGCGCCGCCTCTATGCGCTGCGCAAACAGACGGTGGAGCCGGTGTTCGGCATCATCAAGTCGGTGATGGGTTTTCGTCAGTTTCTGCTGCGAGGCAAGGACAAGGTGAGCGGGGAATGGCGCCTGGTTTGTCTGGCCTGGAATTTGAAACGCATGGCCGTTTTGCGCCACAAATCCGTCCACTGCGGGTAA
- a CDS encoding cupredoxin domain-containing protein, translating into MNTRRSSFLLAVLTLSAASSALAGGKHAQEDIGKPGLVSAADRTIEVRMGDIFFEPHDIDVMPGETVRFVLKNEGTLLHEFNIGKAAAHAAHQKEMAAMFQNGALTGTGQDMSSMEHAVGGMKMVGMAHNDPNSVLIEPGATKELVWTFTKSTSLEFACNMPGHYQSGMVGEFVIR; encoded by the coding sequence ATGAACACTCGACGCTCTTCCTTTCTCTTAGCCGTACTCACTTTGTCTGCTGCATCTTCGGCTTTGGCCGGAGGAAAGCATGCGCAAGAAGATATCGGTAAGCCTGGCTTAGTGTCAGCAGCGGACCGCACGATCGAAGTAAGAATGGGTGACATCTTCTTCGAGCCCCATGACATCGATGTCATGCCTGGAGAAACCGTTCGATTCGTGCTCAAGAACGAAGGCACGCTCTTGCATGAGTTCAACATTGGCAAAGCCGCAGCTCATGCCGCTCACCAGAAAGAGATGGCTGCCATGTTCCAGAACGGAGCGCTAACCGGCACAGGCCAGGACATGAGCAGCATGGAGCACGCAGTGGGCGGGATGAAAATGGTCGGAATGGCGCACAACGACCCGAACAGCGTGCTGATCGAGCCTGGAGCAACCAAAGAGCTGGTCTGGACGTTCACCAAGAGCACCAGTCTCGAATTTGCCTGCAATATGCCTGGTCACTATCAATCAGGAATGGTCGGAGAGTTCGTCATAAGGTAA
- a CDS encoding co-regulatory protein PtrA N-terminal domain-containing protein has translation MNLMKSLLLMVSILMASAIWAEGGGDRTFERIAELRDRAEAVLVQAEQAAPGQRHVHMAEHMEMLGDMMNQLHQNHPDASMTTEQHLAWMEQHDKLVDDVLSQMMREHKLMMTEYMHK, from the coding sequence ATGAATCTTATGAAGTCTCTACTACTGATGGTTTCGATCTTGATGGCATCCGCAATTTGGGCAGAAGGCGGCGGCGACCGCACTTTTGAGCGGATAGCCGAGTTAAGGGATCGTGCTGAGGCCGTGCTGGTTCAAGCGGAACAGGCAGCACCAGGCCAGCGTCATGTGCACATGGCTGAACATATGGAAATGCTGGGCGATATGATGAACCAGTTGCATCAGAACCATCCCGATGCATCCATGACCACTGAACAGCATCTGGCTTGGATGGAACAGCACGACAAGCTGGTGGACGACGTGCTCAGCCAGATGATGCGTGAGCACAAGTTAATGATGACCGAGTACATGCATAAATAG
- a CDS encoding heavy metal response regulator transcription factor, whose product MRLLVAEDEPKTGTYLQQGLREAGFNVDRVTNGTDALQHALSEAYDLLILDVMMPGLDGWEVLRMVRAAGKDVPVLFLTARDRVEDRVKGLELGADDYLIKPFAFSELLARVRTLMRRGNNTPTQTHMKIADLDVDLLKRRAIRAGKRIDLTAKEFALLELLLRRRGEVLPKSLIASQVWDMNFDSDTNVIEVAIRRLRAKIDDSFEPKLIHTARGMGYMLDAPESK is encoded by the coding sequence ATGAGACTATTGGTCGCTGAGGATGAGCCGAAAACCGGCACCTACTTGCAGCAGGGGCTCAGAGAAGCAGGGTTCAACGTCGATCGGGTTACCAACGGCACGGATGCGCTGCAGCATGCACTGAGTGAGGCGTACGACTTATTGATCCTCGACGTCATGATGCCGGGTCTGGATGGCTGGGAAGTGCTGCGCATGGTGCGTGCGGCGGGCAAGGATGTTCCAGTGCTGTTTCTCACTGCCCGCGACCGGGTGGAGGACCGGGTGAAAGGGCTCGAACTGGGCGCTGACGATTACCTGATCAAACCCTTCGCTTTTTCCGAGCTGCTCGCGCGGGTCAGAACCCTCATGCGTCGCGGCAACAACACGCCAACCCAGACTCACATGAAAATTGCGGATCTTGATGTCGACCTACTCAAACGCAGAGCTATTCGGGCGGGCAAACGCATTGACCTGACCGCCAAGGAGTTCGCTCTCTTGGAATTGCTGCTGCGCCGACGCGGCGAGGTGCTGCCGAAGTCGCTGATCGCCTCGCAAGTCTGGGACATGAACTTCGATAGCGACACCAACGTCATCGAGGTGGCCATCCGGCGCTTGCGCGCGAAAATAGATGACAGCTTCGAACCCAAACTAATTCACACCGCTCGCGGCATGGGCTACATGCTGGACGCCCCGGAGAGCAAGTGA